In Trichocoleus desertorum NBK24, the following are encoded in one genomic region:
- a CDS encoding cadherin-like domain-containing protein, producing the protein MTLSISDLFDEAYYLANNPDVATAVQAGQLSSGFQHFIRYGQYVLSGKPSRAPSPLFDEAYYLANNPDVATAVQAGQLSSGFQHFIRYGQFVLGSKLSRAPSPLFDEAYYLANNPDVVAAINRGDLSSGYEHFVRYGQFAVDTNYNRNPSRLYDERFYLEHNPDILAALGRGEIESGFRHYILYGQKAGRIAVNTPPVVGADSFTISEDTLGAITPNLLANDSDRDGDVLQIAGFTNPAHGTLTNNNGTFSYTPNLNYEGTDSFTYRVADGYGGVTSATVSITIQPSPDIPVAANDTYSISEDGSLTIGSTLLLANDTDPDGQALLITGFTQPAGGSVVGNGDGTYLYTPSPNFNGTDSFTYTITDGLDGSATATVTIAVGAVNDIAIAGADAFTTDEDTSLSFAEASLLANDTDVEDGLPTILSFTQPENGSLSKNGNGTYLYTPDPDFNGSDSFTYTVTDSSGGTAAATVTLLINSINDLPIASSDIATTVEDTLLVLNAADLLANDSDVEDSLLIDNFTQPENGSLSVNGNGTYLYTPDPDFNGSDSFTYTVTDSSGGTAVATVTLTVASANDLPIANANSFSFDEDGTLTITADDLLSNDTDVDGNSLLITNFTPTQNGRLVDRGANTFVYTPDPNFNGTDFFTYTITDGTSNNATAVAVVTLTINSINDVPIVGNDAFSTNEDTVLTLSVADLLANDVDMDGEAPTIIGFDQPTNGNVMGFGNGTYFYMPDRDFSGSDAFTYTVRDGVGATASATVNLTVIRDTNIPPVAENDVLTTDEDTAIASFNVLANDLDAEDIPLTLVSVTAPSQGNVTFTEEGLITYTPNLDFNGDDSFTYIVRDGNQATATATVQVTVNAVNDAPVLTTSLLPQLRAIAVDDLNSPGNMVFDLLGSRVTDADEGAVVGIAITQADSANGTWQYSLDSGNNWIGLSEVSEESAQLLAGNQLIRFRPELGFEGVVSFVYHAWDRTEGQDGAVLDLTTIGTGGSTAFSSGTETAMLPVVMGGILLPGTMPGI; encoded by the coding sequence ATGACCTTGAGTATTAGCGACCTGTTTGATGAAGCCTACTACCTCGCCAATAATCCCGATGTTGCCACTGCCGTTCAGGCAGGACAACTGAGCAGTGGCTTCCAGCACTTCATCCGGTATGGCCAATATGTCCTCAGTGGCAAGCCGAGCCGTGCTCCAAGTCCTCTGTTTGATGAAGCCTACTACCTCGCCAATAATCCCGATGTTGCCACTGCCGTTCAGGCAGGACAACTGAGTAGTGGCTTCCAGCACTTCATCCGGTATGGCCAGTTTGTACTAGGTAGTAAGCTGAGCCGTGCTCCGAGTCCTCTGTTTGATGAAGCCTACTACCTCGCCAATAATCCCGATGTCGTGGCAGCTATTAATCGGGGAGACTTGAGTAGTGGCTACGAGCACTTTGTCAGGTACGGCCAGTTTGCAGTCGATACAAACTACAACCGCAATCCCAGCAGGCTCTATGACGAACGATTCTACTTAGAGCATAATCCTGATATTTTGGCGGCTCTTGGCAGGGGTGAAATTGAAAGCGGCTTCCGACACTACATCTTGTATGGACAGAAGGCAGGCAGAATAGCAGTCAATACTCCTCCTGTTGTTGGGGCTGATAGTTTCACCATTAGTGAAGACACCCTTGGTGCCATTACCCCCAACCTACTGGCTAATGACAGCGATCGCGATGGAGATGTCCTACAGATTGCAGGATTTACTAATCCTGCTCATGGAACGCTGACTAACAACAACGGCACATTCTCTTATACTCCAAACCTAAATTATGAGGGAACTGATAGCTTCACCTATAGGGTTGCTGATGGTTATGGAGGGGTGACGAGTGCTACGGTTAGCATCACCATTCAGCCGAGTCCTGACATTCCAGTCGCAGCTAATGACACCTACTCTATTAGCGAAGACGGTTCCCTGACGATTGGCAGCACGCTACTCTTGGCCAATGATACTGACCCTGACGGCCAAGCTTTGCTGATCACAGGTTTTACCCAACCCGCGGGTGGTTCGGTAGTCGGCAATGGAGACGGCACCTATCTCTATACGCCCAGTCCTAACTTCAACGGCACAGATAGCTTTACTTACACCATTACGGATGGCCTTGATGGTTCTGCGACTGCCACAGTGACGATTGCCGTAGGAGCGGTCAATGATATTGCGATCGCCGGAGCTGATGCTTTTACCACCGACGAAGACACCTCTCTGAGTTTTGCCGAGGCTAGCTTACTGGCGAATGACACAGATGTAGAAGATGGCTTGCCAACGATCCTCAGCTTCACGCAACCTGAGAACGGTAGTCTCAGCAAGAACGGGAACGGTACCTACCTCTACACGCCAGATCCTGATTTTAATGGTAGCGATAGCTTTACCTACACCGTTACGGATAGCAGCGGCGGTACAGCAGCAGCAACCGTAACCTTGTTGATAAACTCGATCAACGATTTACCGATTGCCAGCAGCGATATCGCCACCACGGTAGAAGATACCCTATTGGTTTTGAATGCAGCCGATTTGTTAGCGAATGATTCTGATGTAGAAGATTCGCTGCTGATTGATAACTTTACCCAACCTGAGAACGGTAGTCTCAGCGTGAACGGGAATGGTACCTACCTCTACACGCCAGATCCTGACTTTAATGGTAGTGACAGCTTTACCTACACCGTTACAGATAGCAGCGGCGGTACAGCAGTAGCAACCGTAACTCTCACTGTGGCGTCAGCCAACGATTTGCCGATCGCGAATGCCAATAGCTTTAGCTTCGATGAGGATGGCACTCTCACCATTACGGCTGACGATTTGCTGAGCAATGACACAGATGTAGATGGCAATTCGTTGTTAATTACGAACTTTACCCCCACCCAAAACGGGCGCTTGGTCGATCGCGGTGCAAATACTTTTGTTTATACGCCAGATCCCAACTTCAATGGCACCGATTTCTTTACTTACACCATTACAGATGGCACTAGCAACAATGCCACGGCTGTCGCTGTCGTTACCCTGACGATTAACTCAATCAATGACGTTCCCATTGTGGGCAATGATGCCTTTTCGACAAACGAAGACACCGTCCTGACGCTAAGTGTCGCTGACTTACTCGCGAATGATGTAGATATGGATGGGGAAGCACCGACCATCATTGGCTTTGATCAACCGACCAATGGCAATGTGATGGGATTTGGCAATGGCACCTACTTCTACATGCCTGACCGCGATTTTAGCGGCAGTGACGCTTTTACCTATACGGTGCGCGATGGCGTTGGGGCTACTGCATCAGCCACTGTCAATCTGACTGTAATTCGGGATACGAACATACCTCCCGTAGCTGAAAATGATGTGCTCACCACCGACGAGGACACAGCGATCGCTAGCTTTAATGTCTTGGCTAACGATCTGGACGCGGAAGACATCCCGCTGACGCTTGTGTCGGTGACTGCGCCTAGCCAAGGTAACGTCACTTTCACCGAGGAGGGTCTGATCACCTACACACCCAATCTTGATTTCAACGGTGATGACAGCTTTACCTACATTGTTCGAGACGGTAATCAGGCGACAGCCACAGCAACAGTACAGGTTACGGTCAACGCTGTTAATGATGCGCCTGTGCTCACAACGAGCCTATTGCCTCAATTAAGGGCGATCGCTGTCGATGACCTGAACAGCCCTGGCAATATGGTGTTTGACTTACTAGGTAGCCGAGTTACGGATGCGGACGAAGGCGCTGTTGTCGGTATCGCTATCACTCAAGCCGATAGCGCTAATGGGACTTGGCAATACTCTCTTGATAGTGGCAATAACTGGATAGGGCTGTCGGAGGTTTCCGAAGAGTCAGCGCAGTTGTTGGCGGGCAATCAACTGATTCGCTTCCGTCCAGAACTGGGCTTCGAGGGAGTGGTAAGTTTTGTCTACCACGCTTGGGATCGAACTGAGGGACAAGATGGAGCCGTGCTCGACTTAACTACCATTGGTACGGGTGGTAGCACTGCCTTTAGTAGTGGTACAGAAACCGCCATGCTTCCCGTGGTGATGGGCGGCATTTTGTTACCCGGAACAATGCCTGGAATTTAA
- a CDS encoding alkaline phosphatase PhoX has protein sequence MNLSRRQFFTLAGTSAAGAVLLSPLEAFYAKPSIAAGPYGNLVADPKGVLDLPSGFTYRRLSETGQTMTDGYKVPGGHDGMGAFADANGNTVLIRNHELAPSSSNGLSAPSSKKYNTNARGGCTKLVVSPTRTLVSHRGVLAGTIRNCAGGPTPSGSWLTCEETFETNNTKRHGYVFEVPSSATAFVTPVPLTAMGRFNHEAAAVDPNTGYVYMTEDRGDGLFYRFVPNQRTNLSAGGTLSALRITGSSGINTASGFPKNTPKTVDWVTITNPDPSTDTVRTEGYNKGAARFSGGEGIFYGGGYVYFTCKSGGSSGDGQIWRYSPANNTVELYIEPNNSGVLDNPDNIVVVPNRDIFLCEDGDGTDFILGVTPSGSLYKFARNALNTSELAGVCFSPDGQTMFINMQTPGITFAIWGPW, from the coding sequence GTGAATCTATCAAGACGTCAATTTTTCACCCTAGCAGGAACATCGGCTGCGGGTGCTGTATTGTTATCTCCTTTGGAAGCTTTTTATGCTAAACCATCGATCGCTGCTGGACCTTACGGCAATCTCGTGGCCGACCCAAAGGGGGTTTTAGATTTACCGTCTGGGTTTACTTATCGCAGGCTGTCTGAAACGGGACAAACCATGACTGACGGCTACAAAGTGCCTGGTGGTCATGACGGGATGGGTGCCTTTGCAGATGCCAACGGCAATACGGTTCTTATCCGCAACCATGAACTCGCTCCTTCCTCTAGCAATGGCTTGAGCGCTCCCAGCAGCAAGAAGTACAACACCAACGCTAGGGGTGGCTGTACTAAGTTGGTGGTGAGTCCCACTCGGACTCTGGTATCGCATCGAGGCGTATTGGCAGGGACGATTCGTAACTGTGCGGGTGGTCCGACCCCTTCAGGATCTTGGCTAACTTGTGAGGAAACCTTTGAAACCAACAATACTAAGAGGCACGGCTACGTATTTGAAGTTCCTAGCAGCGCAACGGCGTTTGTGACACCTGTGCCGTTAACGGCTATGGGACGTTTCAATCATGAAGCTGCGGCTGTAGACCCCAACACAGGGTATGTCTACATGACGGAAGACCGAGGGGATGGGCTGTTCTATCGCTTCGTTCCCAATCAAAGAACCAACTTGAGTGCTGGCGGCACTTTATCTGCTCTGAGGATCACTGGTTCCTCTGGAATCAATACCGCCTCTGGTTTCCCAAAAAATACTCCTAAAACAGTGGACTGGGTGACGATCACGAATCCCGATCCCTCAACTGATACCGTTAGAACAGAGGGGTATAACAAGGGAGCAGCGAGATTCTCTGGTGGAGAGGGGATCTTTTACGGCGGTGGTTATGTCTACTTCACCTGCAAGAGCGGCGGTAGTTCTGGAGATGGACAGATCTGGCGCTATTCACCCGCTAACAATACTGTTGAGCTTTATATTGAGCCCAACAACTCTGGTGTCTTAGACAATCCTGACAATATTGTGGTTGTGCCAAACCGAGATATCTTCCTCTGCGAAGACGGCGATGGCACAGACTTCATCCTAGGTGTCACCCCTAGTGGCAGTCTTTATAAGTTTGCCAGGAATGCCCTCAACACATCAGAGCTGGCTGGAGTCTGCTTCTCTCCAGATGGTCAAACGATGTTTATTAATATGCAAACCCCTGGCATTACCTTTGCAATTTGGGGCCCCTGGTAA
- a CDS encoding N-acetylmuramoyl-L-alanine amidase, translating to MNRILGWAGLGTGTCSVFLWQTLTMAAQPLYLAYPPSNHETTSDRIFLIGSAPPSGEVLVNDRPIQRSAAGHFAPTFPLQVGENLFTLRYQNQTIQLKVTRQAVQSEVPSGLNFAKDSLTPAADIARLPGESICFGAIAPPQAQVSVKLGNQTIPLQAQTQAVNLPENSAVLTQQNQPTIGSAIGQYQGCTTETTPGNLGQPQFQLSLKGASTVQAAPGKVTILAPNQLEVAEVTAETGTARTGPSTNYSRLTPLPKGTRAAVTGREGDWLRLDYGAWINQKETRLVQSAVPPRSLIRSLGSRQVPGWTEVVFPLQAPVPVSVQQGDRTFTLNLFNTTAQTDTIYVNPDRLISRLDWQQVAPTQTQYTFQLKSDQQWGYKLRYEDTSLVLSLRHPPQAPQNSRNQRPRNQPLQGITILLDPGHGSPNDLGSRGPTGYPEKDATLVISKLVREQLLKRGATVYMTREGDEDLYPQDRVNMIQKLEPTIALSLHYNALPDNGDAIKTQGISTFWYNTQANSLAVFLHDYLVEKLDRPAYGVYWNNLALTRPTVAPSVLLELGFMINPEEFEWIVDPKAQQKLAEAIAAGITEWVQTSK from the coding sequence ATGAACAGAATTTTGGGATGGGCAGGACTCGGTACTGGCACCTGTAGCGTTTTCTTGTGGCAAACCCTGACAATGGCAGCACAACCGCTGTACCTGGCCTACCCACCCAGTAATCATGAGACCACCAGCGATCGCATTTTCTTAATTGGCTCGGCTCCCCCATCGGGAGAAGTGCTGGTCAACGATCGCCCGATTCAACGCAGTGCGGCGGGGCATTTCGCTCCTACGTTTCCGCTGCAAGTCGGTGAGAATTTATTCACCTTGCGCTACCAAAACCAAACCATTCAACTCAAGGTGACTCGCCAAGCAGTGCAGTCAGAAGTGCCCAGTGGGTTGAACTTTGCCAAAGATTCTTTGACTCCGGCGGCGGATATTGCTCGTCTACCGGGAGAATCTATTTGTTTTGGCGCGATCGCTCCACCCCAAGCCCAGGTCAGCGTCAAGCTTGGCAACCAAACCATTCCCTTACAAGCCCAAACCCAAGCGGTCAATCTGCCAGAAAATTCTGCAGTACTCACTCAGCAAAACCAACCCACCATTGGCTCCGCGATCGGCCAATATCAAGGCTGCACTACCGAAACGACGCCCGGAAACTTGGGTCAGCCTCAATTTCAACTCAGTCTCAAAGGTGCTAGCACAGTGCAAGCCGCGCCCGGAAAAGTCACAATCTTGGCACCGAATCAGCTAGAAGTGGCGGAGGTCACAGCCGAAACAGGCACCGCCCGCACAGGTCCCAGCACCAACTATTCCCGTCTTACGCCATTGCCGAAAGGAACACGAGCCGCTGTAACAGGCAGAGAAGGAGATTGGTTGCGATTGGATTATGGAGCGTGGATCAACCAAAAAGAAACACGACTAGTGCAGAGTGCGGTGCCGCCGCGATCGCTGATTCGCAGCCTCGGTTCTCGGCAAGTTCCTGGCTGGACAGAGGTGGTGTTTCCCTTGCAAGCCCCTGTACCCGTGAGCGTGCAACAAGGCGATCGCACCTTTACGCTCAATCTTTTCAACACTACAGCCCAGACCGACACTATCTATGTCAACCCGGATCGGTTGATTTCTCGGCTGGATTGGCAACAAGTAGCACCTACCCAAACCCAATACACTTTTCAACTCAAGTCAGATCAGCAGTGGGGTTACAAGCTGCGGTACGAGGACACCAGCTTAGTCTTGTCATTACGACACCCGCCCCAAGCACCTCAGAACTCTAGAAACCAGCGGCCTAGAAACCAACCCCTGCAAGGCATCACCATCCTTCTAGATCCCGGACACGGCAGTCCCAATGATTTGGGATCAAGAGGCCCAACAGGTTACCCCGAAAAGGATGCCACTTTAGTCATTTCCAAACTGGTGCGAGAGCAACTGCTGAAGCGGGGTGCCACTGTTTATATGACCCGTGAAGGTGACGAAGACCTATATCCCCAAGATCGGGTCAACATGATTCAAAAACTAGAACCCACGATCGCGCTCAGTCTCCACTACAACGCCCTTCCAGATAACGGAGACGCGATCAAAACCCAAGGAATTTCTACGTTTTGGTACAACACTCAAGCCAACAGCCTAGCTGTGTTTCTGCACGACTATCTCGTAGAAAAGCTCGATCGCCCTGCCTATGGCGTCTATTGGAATAACCTGGCTTTAACTCGTCCCACCGTCGCCCCCTCTGTCTTGCTGGAACTCGGTTTCATGATTAACCCAGAAGAATTCGAGTGGATTGTCGATCCCAAAGCGCAGCAGAAATTAGCTGAGGCGATCGCGGCTGGGATTACCGAGTGGGTACAGACAAGCAAATAG